The Flaviramulus sp. BrNp1-15 genome has a window encoding:
- a CDS encoding S9 family peptidase, whose amino-acid sequence MISTKNIIIDGKHTKPILLDSFHIENKNPKPIIIFCHGYKGFKDWGAWGLMAKAFAEAGFYFIKFNFSYNGGTVEQPIDFPDLEAFGNNNYTKELDDLETVIDWVCSNPDLKSEADTNDIILIGHSRAGGIVTIKTEEDHRIKKVISLAGVCDFAKRTSTVGDLEQWKKDGVKYILNGRTKQKMPHYYQFYEDFIENEERLTIKRAVSNLKIPYLIIHGDDDTSVLIEEAYNLHKWNKNSKLEIIESANHVFGASHPWEKEALSVHLEESVKLVIDFLKKQKSNT is encoded by the coding sequence ATGATTAGTACTAAAAATATAATTATTGATGGTAAACATACTAAACCTATACTTTTAGATAGTTTTCATATTGAAAATAAAAACCCAAAACCTATTATTATATTTTGCCATGGCTATAAAGGCTTTAAAGATTGGGGCGCTTGGGGTTTAATGGCCAAAGCATTTGCCGAAGCTGGCTTTTATTTTATAAAATTCAATTTTTCATATAATGGTGGAACTGTTGAACAACCAATTGATTTTCCAGATTTAGAAGCTTTTGGAAATAACAACTACACAAAGGAATTAGATGATTTAGAAACCGTAATTGATTGGGTATGTTCAAATCCTGATTTAAAAAGTGAAGCAGATACTAACGATATTATTTTAATTGGGCACAGTAGAGCTGGAGGAATTGTAACCATAAAAACTGAAGAAGACCATAGAATAAAAAAAGTAATTAGTCTAGCAGGTGTGTGCGATTTTGCTAAAAGAACATCTACCGTTGGCGATTTAGAACAATGGAAAAAAGACGGTGTAAAGTATATTTTAAATGGCAGAACCAAACAAAAAATGCCTCATTACTATCAGTTTTACGAAGATTTTATTGAGAATGAAGAGCGATTAACTATAAAACGAGCTGTTTCAAATTTAAAAATTCCATATTTAATTATTCATGGAGATGATGATACAAGTGTTTTAATTGAAGAAGCATACAATCTTCATAAATGGAATAAAAACAGTAAACTTGAAATTATTGAAAGTGCAAACCATGTTTTTGGAGCATCTCACCCATGGGAAAAAGAAGCTTTGTCAGTTCATTTAGAAGAGTCTGTAAAATTGGTTATTGATTTTCTAAAAAAACAAAAAAGCAATACCTAA